CACTGAAGTGCTGTTAAAACAGGTTAAAGACTGCATGCAGCCTGTTTAAAAAACTCACCTTTAGACTACATTCAGTCCAGCTTCAAAATCTTAAAGTCATTTCAGCTGAACCACAATGATCCTCACTCAGAAATATTCACATATTCTCACTATGACAGGAGCACTGTTGCATTAGTAACTAATATCCAACCAGGATTGTGATCTCCCTTTCCAGACGTATATCTCTGCAAATGAATGAGCTTTGATGTTGACTGTGTGAATGAGGACATGAAACCATGAATCAGACAGTTCCTTCAGGGTCTGATTCATGAGACAGGGGGGGCTCTAACCACAGTATACGGACTCAGAGAGAGTTAAGTGATCTCTGTTTCAGGAATGGAAACCTGCTTTCTGGAACAGACCTCCAAATGAGTTTGCTCACTTTGAAATCTGCAATTTTAAGCCTCACCCCACAACTCCAAATTAGTCATTAAGGTGAGTAAAACATTATGCCTAAAACTAACACCCAGGTTATTTCAATACGTGAGGAATCAAAGGAAATGTGGCTGACAGCTGGGGATGAAAACAAAGTACAGTTTCACATTTCTAGAAGCATGACTGTTCTCACCTAACACCCTTCTTGTTGGCCTCGTCATGGGGCCGGAGATAGTCCACCTTGCCTTTGGTGATAACACACAGGTCAATATTGCTGCCAGAGCCCAGGTCGTTGAAGATACCTGCTGCGATGGCGTCTCGCACCAGCTGCTTGGCCTCAACCTCCTGTGAAGAAACAGCATTGATGCTAAAATGAAAACTAGTGTGCTGACACTTGTTTCAGAGCACCAACCTCCTTACAGGCTAATGTTGCGTTGCTATGTGAGTGCTGTACTCACCTCCATGTCAGGCTTGTAGCGGTCCTCAAACACTGCCATAGCAGCCAGGGACCCAGAgccttttggaaaaaaaaaatgaaaaaaagctgcttAGAGACCCCCTTCAATTAAACCTTGTTAACATGTCCATATGGTGTTTTTATCATGCGTAAAACAGTCAACTTTTGTCAGATAGCTAAGCTGCTGAATTAGATGGCCATATTCATTACGACTATATtctaaaagaaaatgtcacGACTTTTGGGTTGTTCACTAAGAAAGCACGTCATGATACACAGCATTAGCAAGATATGGTTAGGTAATTCAGGTGCATATGGCTCGAGGGCTTCCTGACAGAAAgtgccatcagtgtgtttgataAGCAGTGTTGAATGTGAGCAGGTACGCTcgagctgcagacagcagaggggtgggtggagatagaggcTGGGACTCTTTGCATATACTGGATGAAGGTATCTTAGCTATTTTAATGCATGAAGAGATTTTTTAGGGGATTAATCAATCAATGCCAGAGGAGAAGCGTTCAGTGAAATATGAGAAACATGTAGAAACAGTGGCATGGTGAGTTTGAAACAGACCCATGGTGACATAGGGCAGCTTGTCAGTGGAGCCGTGAGGGTAGATGCTGTAGAGGTGAGGACCGTTACAGTCCATTCCACCCAGGACCAGAGCAGCTCCAATGTAGCCCTGATACCTGAACAGACAAAGCAGCACATTCACAGGtacaaagccttttttttcaTACTAAGACTGATTTTTGGATATTAACTTATTTTTGCATCCATGTGGTTCAGTACCTTGATTTGTCAGCTATGTATTTCACTGGTTATTTTATCTGTCAACAGTTTCTCATGTGTTTTTTCCAGAAAATGCACTATATCACGATACATACTGATTCAGCTTGAGGAACGTACCTGAAGAGCATTTGTTTGAGCATGCGGTTGGCGGTGGCCACGCGTGGCAGCCTGCCTGTGGAGAGGGAGTGCAGCTCCAGGTTGGAAGAGATGATCTGAGTGGtcatctctgtgtctgcagctgttccTGCCCCACAACAGCTGGacaacacaataacacagcAGCCTATGAGTTATACATCACCTCAGCTCCAGTACATAAAGGTCAGAAAGAATAAATCTCTACAAATCCGATATTTTCTTAAAAGCCACAATAAGTTGGATGAGAAAATTCAAAAACTTGTTTTCCCACCCAAGATGGTGCATGGCTATAACACCTAATTTCATCTTTGTTCATCTGAATACACAAAGATTGCATGTCAAACACTGCAAGGACAATGTGAGTCCTGAGCACATAACCCAAACACTCTGTCTGAGAGTCTAAGACCTGAACGGGGCTTCAGTGAACTGGACAAACCTGAGCTCCTGTCACTTACTAAATATTGGGGGAGATGTAGTGAATCTTGGAGCAGTTCTTGTCTGCCACTACCATACCCTCAGTGGCTCTGGTGTCAGCTCCGAGA
The Chelmon rostratus isolate fCheRos1 chromosome 19, fCheRos1.pri, whole genome shotgun sequence DNA segment above includes these coding regions:
- the psmb7 gene encoding proteasome subunit beta type-7, translating into MATLTVSRPALGGFSFENCKRNAVLEGEANKVGCSLPGARKTGTTICGLVFKDGVVLGADTRATEGMVVADKNCSKIHYISPNIYCCGAGTAADTEMTTQIISSNLELHSLSTGRLPRVATANRMLKQMLFRYQGYIGAALVLGGMDCNGPHLYSIYPHGSTDKLPYVTMGSGSLAAMAVFEDRYKPDMEEVEAKQLVRDAIAAGIFNDLGSGSNIDLCVITKGKVDYLRPHDEANKKGVRTGDYKYKRGTTGVLTKVVTPLALEVVEETVQTMDTS